One Streptosporangium sp. NBC_01495 DNA window includes the following coding sequences:
- a CDS encoding metal ABC transporter substrate-binding protein, which produces MMSESSRRIRIRNVSLAASAALLAATTACGAEVGSTSGDSPGGASSASTDGKTAVTAAMYPLQWLAERVGGPDSAVTGLTKPGVEPHDLELSPIQVGGLETTGLVVYIRGVQPAVDEAVEQHAADRAFDAATAVTPLPAVAEEEHHGEEGHDHEETGYDPHLWLDPARFATVATKLGERLAAADPAHARGYRDRAAATAADLIALDRELAKGLATCSSDAIVTSHAAFGYLADRYRLHQIGISGLDPDAEPSPARLAEVAKVAKQEKVTTIFTETLVSPKVAEILAQEVGAKTAVLDPVESRPSNGDYLSAMRQNLSTLQTALSCS; this is translated from the coding sequence ATGATGTCCGAGTCCTCCCGACGTATCCGCATACGTAATGTCAGCCTGGCTGCGTCCGCCGCCCTTCTCGCCGCCACCACCGCCTGCGGCGCCGAAGTCGGCTCGACCAGCGGCGACTCACCCGGGGGGGCGTCGAGCGCCTCCACGGACGGGAAGACCGCCGTCACCGCGGCCATGTATCCCCTGCAGTGGCTCGCCGAGCGGGTGGGCGGCCCCGACTCGGCCGTCACCGGCCTGACCAAGCCCGGCGTCGAGCCGCACGATCTGGAGCTGTCCCCGATCCAGGTGGGCGGGCTGGAGACGACGGGGCTCGTCGTCTATATCAGGGGCGTCCAGCCCGCGGTGGACGAGGCCGTCGAGCAGCACGCCGCCGACCGGGCCTTCGACGCGGCCACCGCGGTCACCCCCCTTCCCGCGGTCGCGGAGGAGGAACACCACGGTGAGGAGGGACACGACCACGAGGAGACCGGTTACGACCCCCACCTCTGGCTCGACCCGGCTCGCTTCGCGACGGTCGCCACCAAGCTCGGCGAGAGGCTGGCCGCCGCCGACCCCGCGCACGCGCGGGGCTACCGGGACCGCGCCGCCGCCACCGCCGCCGACCTCATCGCTCTGGACCGGGAACTGGCCAAGGGCCTGGCCACCTGCTCGTCGGACGCGATCGTCACCAGCCACGCCGCGTTCGGCTATCTCGCCGACCGCTACCGACTGCACCAGATCGGTATCAGCGGCCTCGATCCCGACGCCGAGCCCTCTCCCGCCCGCCTCGCCGAAGTGGCAAAAGTGGCCAAGCAGGAGAAAGTAACTACGATTTTCACCGAAACCCTCGTCAGCCCGAAGGTCGCCGAGATTCTCGCCCAGGAGGTCGGTGCGAAGACCGCGGTTCTCGACCCGGTGGAAAGCCGGCCGTCGAACGGCGACTACCTGTCCGCCATGCGCCAGAACCTCTCCACACTCCAGACAGCGCTCAGCTGCTCGTAA
- a CDS encoding 2Fe-2S iron-sulfur cluster-binding protein: MSVPLQPPRRLIEITVDGDPVRVPEGSTVLDACSAAGKDIPTLCYGDTLTPKNACRVCVVEVEGARTLAPACSRRAEPGMVVGTATERARHSRKIVLELLASTADLSTTPRAAEWIEEYGARPDRFGEEAATVAQPAKVDNDLYVRDYSKCILCYKCVDACGDQWQNSFAISVAGRGFDAMISTEHDAPLTDSACVYCGNCVEVCPTGALSFKSEFDMRAAGSWDESRQTETTTICSYCGVGCNLTLHVQDNRIVKVSSPHDNPVTHGNLCIKGRFGFQHVQNVASQEDAIPVSGPVSSSVSGSAPGSVPGARTAPADG; this comes from the coding sequence ATGAGTGTTCCCCTGCAGCCGCCCCGGCGGCTGATCGAGATAACCGTCGACGGCGACCCGGTCCGGGTGCCGGAGGGCTCGACCGTGCTGGACGCCTGCTCGGCGGCGGGCAAGGACATCCCGACCCTCTGCTACGGCGACACCCTCACCCCGAAGAACGCCTGCCGGGTCTGCGTGGTCGAGGTCGAGGGCGCCCGGACGCTCGCCCCCGCCTGCTCGCGCAGGGCCGAGCCCGGCATGGTCGTCGGCACCGCGACCGAGCGCGCCCGGCACAGCCGCAAGATCGTCCTGGAGCTGCTGGCCTCGACGGCCGACCTGTCCACCACGCCGCGCGCGGCCGAGTGGATCGAGGAGTACGGCGCGCGGCCCGACCGCTTCGGCGAGGAGGCCGCCACGGTCGCGCAGCCCGCGAAGGTCGACAACGACCTCTACGTGCGCGACTACTCCAAGTGCATCCTCTGCTACAAGTGCGTCGACGCCTGTGGCGACCAGTGGCAGAACAGCTTCGCCATCTCGGTCGCCGGGCGGGGCTTCGACGCGATGATCTCGACCGAGCACGACGCCCCGCTCACCGACTCGGCCTGCGTCTACTGCGGCAACTGCGTGGAGGTCTGCCCCACCGGGGCGCTGTCGTTCAAGAGCGAGTTCGACATGCGCGCCGCGGGCAGCTGGGACGAGTCCCGGCAGACCGAGACGACGACGATCTGCAGTTACTGCGGGGTCGGCTGCAACCTGACCCTGCACGTGCAGGACAACCGGATCGTCAAGGTGAGCTCGCCGCACGACAACCCGGTCACCCACGGCAACCTGTGCATCAAGGGCCGTTTCGGCTTCCAGCACGTCCAGAACGTGGCCTCCCAGGAGGACGCGATCCCCGTCTCCGGCCCCGTGTCCAGCTCTGTCTCCGGCTCTGCCCCAGGTTCCGTTCCCGGCGCGCGGACGGCCCCGGCCGATGGGTAG
- the fdhD gene encoding formate dehydrogenase accessory sulfurtransferase FdhD produces the protein MGRVTVKRRVLRLRETAAAHRVDVLAAEEPLEIRLDGRPLTITMRTPGDDFDLAAGFLVSEGVVTSAEEVTAIRYCAGATADGANTYNVLDVRLAAGTSPPATSLERNFYTTSSCGVCGKASLDAVRTVAKWRVDGDPAPVTAEVIAALPDRLRAAQRVFDRTGGLHAAGLFTLGGDALCVREDVGRHNAVDKLVGWALRDGRLPLASTVLMVSGRASFELVQKAVMAGIPILAAVSAPSSLAVELAAEAGLTLIGFVRGSSMNVYTGEGRVGLVPG, from the coding sequence ATGGGTAGGGTCACCGTCAAACGCCGGGTCCTGCGGCTGCGGGAGACCGCGGCCGCCCATCGGGTCGACGTGCTGGCGGCCGAGGAGCCGCTGGAGATCCGGCTCGACGGGCGGCCGCTCACGATCACCATGCGCACGCCGGGCGACGACTTCGACCTGGCGGCGGGCTTCCTGGTGAGCGAGGGAGTGGTCACCTCCGCCGAGGAGGTCACCGCGATCCGCTACTGCGCGGGCGCCACCGCCGACGGCGCCAACACCTACAACGTGCTCGACGTCAGGCTGGCGGCGGGCACGTCCCCGCCGGCGACCTCGCTGGAGCGCAACTTCTACACCACCTCCTCGTGCGGGGTGTGCGGCAAGGCCTCGCTCGACGCGGTCCGCACGGTCGCCAAGTGGCGGGTGGACGGCGACCCCGCGCCGGTGACGGCCGAGGTGATCGCGGCGCTGCCCGACCGGCTTCGCGCGGCCCAGCGGGTGTTCGACCGGACCGGCGGGCTGCACGCCGCGGGCCTGTTCACGCTCGGCGGCGACGCGCTCTGCGTGCGCGAGGACGTGGGCCGGCACAACGCGGTGGACAAGCTGGTGGGCTGGGCGCTGCGCGACGGACGCCTGCCGCTCGCCTCGACCGTGCTCATGGTGTCGGGACGCGCCTCCTTCGAGCTGGTCCAGAAGGCGGTGATGGCCGGCATCCCGATCCTCGCCGCCGTCTCGGCCCCCTCCTCGCTGGCCGTGGAGCTGGCCGCCGAGGCGGGGCTGACACTCATCGGGTTCGTCAGGGGCAGCTCGATGAACGTCTACACCGGGGAAGGACGCGTCGGCCTGGTCCCCGGCTGA